The following DNA comes from Holophagaceae bacterium.
GAAATCGTCGGGCTTCGCAGTCAGCGTGGTGTCAGCTGGACTCAGGAGGCGGGGCACCACCACGCAGCGGCCGTCGTGGATGAGCAGGGTGTATTCCACATCATCGAGCTTGTAGCCCACCACCGCTTCCAGGTCCCCGGCCTTCTCCTTGTCGAACCGTTCAGGCATGGATTCCAGAATGGCCTGCGCCGGATTCACCGCCGCGTCGAACAGTCCGGTGTAGGCGGCCACCTGCGTGAAGTCGCCCTTGAAGGAGGCCTGGCCGCTGAGCAGCGCCCCCACCAGATTGAGTTTCCCCACATTGAGCGCGGCGAAGTCCCCGTCCGTGAGGCTGACCGTGTGGACGCCATCGCATTCGCCCGGGCGCACGGACAGGTTGTCCGGCGTGAAGCTCAGGGTGTAGGGAGCGCCGTCCACCTTCAATTCGAGCGTGCCGCTGGCTCCGCCCTTGTAGCGCCTCGATAGCGTCGCCAGGGCCTTGCCGCCGGGGGTGGCGGGAAATTGGATTTCAGGATTCTTGGACCAGGTTTTCCAAGCGGCCCGCAGCCTGGTCATGTCGCCGCTGAACTGGATCTGGCCGGAAAGCAGGGCGGGACCCGGGTCCTGGAGGCCGGTGAGCAATCCGCGCACCGCGGATTCCTCGCCCTTCAATTCATCACCTTCGCCAAAAACCTCCGCGCCTACGGCCAGGGAGATGGGTTGGCCCGCCAGCTTGAGCCGGGCTTCGGCCAGCTCCTTCAACGGCGTCTGCGGTCCCTTTTTCGCTTCCGGCTTTTTGAAAAATTTCGGAAATTTCTGCAGCAGCATCAAGTCACCGGCGCCCTTGAGCTTGCCGCTCATGAAGGCCTGCATGGCATCAAGCTTCCCTTCGTTCAACGCAATCCAATCCTCCGCCGCGATCTGCACCGTGGAGGAGGCATCAGCCTTGTATTCCCTGAGCAGGCTGAAGGCCCCGTCCGCGATCACGCAGGTGTAATCTCCGCCCCCTTCTCCCGTGACCCTGTAGGCCACCGAAGCATTCACGCCCACGGCCTTGTCAGGCAGAAACAGTTCAGGCATGGAAGAAAAGATTCCGTCCACTGTAAGCGCCATGGCGAGCCCCCGGATCAAGTGTTGAGAATGGCGCCACAGTGGATCCCAATGCAACGGCTTACCAAAAGTCAGGTGGTTTTCGAAGGACCATGGACTTGCCCGGTTGATAAATGAGACCAATGGGTCCAAAATATAATTTGCAATTTATTCCTCACCCAGGAGGCCCCATGAGGCAACCCTTCAGACTTCCCTTCCTAACCTCCGTGTTTGCGATGGTGGCCCTTGCAGTCGCACTCCATTCCGCGGCTCTCCCCGCCGCCGCGGCACAGAAGACACCAGCGAAAGGAAAAGCGGTGGCTGCCTCCAAACCACCTGCGAAAAAAATTCCCCTTTCAAAGGAAACCCTCGCCTGCCTGGACTGCCACCAGCAGGAGGCCACTCCTGCCGCCACCAAGCAGTGGGCCGGCAGCCGCCACGCCACGGCCGGTGTGGGATGTTTCGAGTGCCACCAGGCGGACAAGGGTTCACTGACCGCTTTCGAGCACAACGGATTTTCCATCACGGTGCTGGTCTCACCCAGGGACTGCGGCCGCTGCCACGCCAAGGAGAGCAAGGAATTCGAAGCCAGCCATCATGCCAAGGCGGGCCAGATCCTCGGCTCCCTGGACAACGTCCTGGGTGAAGTGACCGAGGGCATCCCCGCTGCGAACGCCGGCTGCAAACAGTGCCACGGCGGTGTGGTGAAAGTGGTGGCGCCCGGGAAACTGGACGCGGCGACCTGGCCCAACACCGGCATCGGCCGCATCAATCCTGACGGTTCGCGGGGCAGTTGCTCCGCCTGCCACAGCCGCCACGCTTTTTCCACTTCGGTGGCGCGCCAGCCTGAGAACTGCGGCAAGTGCCATCTCGGCCCGGACCATCCGCAGGCCGAGATCTACAACGAAAGCAAGCACGGCATCGCGTATAGGGCCAAGATCGGCGAGATGAACCTGGACTCCAAGAGCTGGGTGCTGGGCAAGGACTACAGCGCCGCTCCCACCTGCGCCACCTGTCACATGAGCGCTACTCCGGAACTACCGCTCACCCACGATGTCGGCGCCCGCATCAGCTGGACCCTGCGCCCCGAAGTCTCACAAAAACTGGAGAATTCAGAGGCCCGCCGCACGGACATGCAGAAGGTCTGCGCCAATTGCCACGGCTCCAACTGGGTCCAGGGCCATTACGCGCAGTACGATGCGGCCGTGAACCTGTACAACGATAAATTCGCGATTCCCGCCAAGGCCATCATGAAGAAGCTGCGCGATGCAGGGAAGCTCACGCCCACGCCTTTCGACGAGAAGATCGAATGGATCTACTACGAACTGTGGCATCACGAAGGCCGGCGGGCGCGCATGGGCGCGGCCATGATGGGCCCCGACTACACGCAGTGGCACGGCTTCTATGAAGTGGCCAAGAATTTCTACACCGAATTCCTGCCGCACGCCGAAGAGCTGTTGCCAGGCGTCACCAACGACGTGAAGGCCATGGACGACCACAAGTGGCTGCAGGGCCTGTCGAAGGAGGATCGGGCCAGGATCGAAAGCTACTACCAGAAACGCTACGGCAAGTAACTCCTGGACCACAAAGGCACAAAGACACAAAGTCTTCTTTGTGTCTTTGTGCCTTTGTGGTCTGCTTTTTACTTTTTATATTTGCTTTGTGGTTCGAAG
Coding sequences within:
- a CDS encoding SCP2 sterol-binding domain-containing protein, encoding MPELFLPDKAVGVNASVAYRVTGEGGGDYTCVIADGAFSLLREYKADASSTVQIAAEDWIALNEGKLDAMQAFMSGKLKGAGDLMLLQKFPKFFKKPEAKKGPQTPLKELAEARLKLAGQPISLAVGAEVFGEGDELKGEESAVRGLLTGLQDPGPALLSGQIQFSGDMTRLRAAWKTWSKNPEIQFPATPGGKALATLSRRYKGGASGTLELKVDGAPYTLSFTPDNLSVRPGECDGVHTVSLTDGDFAALNVGKLNLVGALLSGQASFKGDFTQVAAYTGLFDAAVNPAQAILESMPERFDKEKAGDLEAVVGYKLDDVEYTLLIHDGRCVVVPRLLSPADTTLTAKPDDFTAMSTGQLNAQEAFMSGKIKIDGDPLLMQKVAKSFKRVSL